Proteins encoded by one window of Chloroflexota bacterium:
- a CDS encoding undecaprenyl/decaprenyl-phosphate alpha-N-acetylglucosaminyl 1-phosphate transferase gives MQWLVFVIALLASVILVPVVRVVARRLGKVAQPRGDRWHSLPTPYLGGVAIFVAFAIALIFSGRWGSLPLGLLIGAGVAFLVGVIDDFFNLSPQTKLVGL, from the coding sequence ATGCAGTGGTTGGTATTTGTCATCGCGTTACTGGCTAGTGTGATTTTGGTGCCGGTTGTTCGAGTGGTTGCTCGACGACTGGGCAAAGTTGCCCAACCGCGCGGCGACCGCTGGCACAGCCTGCCAACGCCCTATCTTGGCGGTGTGGCAATTTTTGTCGCCTTTGCCATTGCGCTTATCTTTTCTGGTCGCTGGGGTAGTTTGCCATTGGGTTTGTTGATTGGCGCCGGGGTTGCGTTTCTTGTGGGCGTAATTGATGATTTTTTCAATCTATCGCCACAGACCAAATTAGTGGGCCTG